A genomic region of Vitreoscilla filiformis contains the following coding sequences:
- a CDS encoding enoyl-CoA hydratase: MSIKTAVVNGVATLEIARPEKKNALTLAMYQTLADALVAAQANPEVRAVLITGQPGIFTSGNDIEDFVQRPPQGEDSPVFVFMRALLACDKPVVAAVTGSAIGIGTTMLLHCDFVYISDEARLAMPFASLGLVPEFGASWLVPQLMGQRRAAEKLLLGDPFSAAEALECGLANAVLPPSEVLNHARRVAERFNELPPGAVRQIKQLMHAGQATALRGIMRSEGELFSQRLRSPEAQEAFQAFFQKRKPDFSKFA, encoded by the coding sequence ATGAGCATCAAAACCGCTGTCGTGAACGGGGTGGCGACCCTGGAAATCGCCCGTCCTGAAAAGAAAAACGCCCTGACCTTGGCGATGTACCAAACCTTGGCCGATGCCTTGGTGGCCGCTCAAGCCAACCCGGAGGTGCGGGCGGTGTTGATCACGGGGCAGCCGGGCATCTTTACTTCGGGCAATGACATCGAAGATTTTGTCCAGCGTCCGCCTCAAGGGGAGGACTCGCCGGTGTTCGTGTTCATGCGCGCTTTGTTGGCGTGTGACAAACCGGTGGTGGCCGCCGTCACCGGGTCGGCCATCGGCATTGGCACAACGATGCTGTTGCACTGCGATTTCGTCTACATCAGTGACGAGGCCCGCTTGGCCATGCCGTTTGCCAGCCTGGGCTTGGTGCCGGAGTTTGGCGCCAGTTGGCTGGTGCCCCAACTCATGGGGCAGCGCCGTGCCGCCGAAAAGCTGCTGCTGGGCGATCCTTTCTCCGCCGCTGAAGCGCTGGAGTGTGGTTTGGCCAATGCCGTGCTGCCCCCTTCGGAAGTGCTGAACCACGCTCGGCGTGTGGCCGAGCGTTTCAACGAGCTGCCGCCGGGCGCGGTTCGCCAAATCAAGCAGTTGATGCACGCCGGCCAGGCCACGGCCCTGCGCGGCATCATGCGAAGCGAGGGTGAACTGTTCAGTCAACGTCTGCGCAGCCCGGAAGCGCAGGAGGCGTTCCAAGCCTTCTTCCAAAAGCGCAAGCCGGACTTTTCCAAGTTCGCTTGA
- a CDS encoding Lcl C-terminal domain-containing protein translates to MNPPAPHRFASSLASGCVLAAMLLGGGAVQAQAPEQSEASRFVYSASGDAVTDTKTGRTWRRCSAGQTWNGNSCIGSMALFTHDQAIAYAQTQAGWRLPTARELGSLVDRTRSKPAINVTAFPNTSSTGYWTSSTLVGYPDYAWSVYFFVGYVNASARSTNRLHVRLVR, encoded by the coding sequence ATGAATCCTCCAGCTCCCCACCGCTTTGCGTCGAGTCTGGCTTCTGGATGCGTACTGGCGGCCATGCTGCTGGGTGGCGGTGCTGTACAAGCCCAGGCACCCGAGCAGAGTGAGGCTTCGCGCTTTGTGTATTCCGCCAGCGGGGATGCTGTGACGGACACCAAGACAGGCCGCACATGGCGTCGTTGCAGTGCGGGCCAGACTTGGAACGGCAACAGCTGCATCGGCAGCATGGCGCTGTTTACGCATGACCAGGCCATTGCCTACGCTCAAACCCAAGCCGGCTGGCGCCTGCCCACGGCACGTGAGCTGGGCAGTTTGGTGGATCGCACGCGCAGCAAGCCGGCCATCAACGTGACCGCTTTCCCGAACACGTCTTCGACCGGTTACTGGACGTCCTCGACCCTGGTGGGTTACCCCGACTACGCTTGGAGCGTTTACTTCTTCGTCGGGTATGTGAACGCCAGTGCGCGTTCCACCAACCGGCTGCACGTTCGTTTGGTGCGCTGA
- a CDS encoding LysR family transcriptional regulator, with the protein MRSMKKIDASTPSPAYLDLDGHLLQLLLCVHECGSITRAAQRLGLTQSAVSHALERLRGLVGDALFVKSGRGIVPTAHADVLAARARTLLDELRAFSWAGGVVPEQLTACFTIAANDLQRDLLLPPLLRALRAQAPGVTLRVIPSGAPQPALLREGECHLVLTPRPPEGSDIVQRRLFEDTYRVFYDPQQRVAPQGLADYLAAEHVSVLYEPRRSLELDDWLLAQGIQRRIVALVPGFAGLAGLLRAGPWVATAPGLLGEGVLRGLAQAPVPVSTPTLAMYMVWHLRHQHDPVHTWLRQTLLGTMPTLVRPRRDSPQKDLV; encoded by the coding sequence ATGCGATCCATGAAAAAAATCGATGCATCAACGCCTTCACCGGCTTATCTCGACTTGGATGGCCACTTGTTGCAACTGTTGCTGTGTGTTCACGAGTGCGGCAGCATCACGCGGGCGGCGCAACGGTTGGGGTTGACCCAATCGGCCGTCAGCCATGCCTTGGAGCGGTTGCGGGGGCTGGTGGGGGATGCGTTGTTCGTCAAGTCCGGGCGCGGCATCGTGCCGACGGCGCACGCCGATGTTCTGGCCGCCCGTGCGCGCACCCTGCTGGACGAACTGCGGGCTTTCAGTTGGGCCGGTGGGGTGGTTCCTGAGCAGCTCACGGCGTGTTTCACCATCGCCGCCAATGATTTGCAGCGGGATTTGCTCCTGCCCCCGCTGCTGCGTGCGCTGCGGGCGCAGGCACCTGGGGTGACGCTGCGCGTCATCCCTTCGGGCGCTCCACAGCCCGCGTTGCTGCGCGAAGGGGAGTGCCATCTGGTGTTGACCCCGCGTCCACCGGAAGGATCGGACATCGTGCAGCGCCGCTTGTTCGAGGACACCTACCGTGTGTTCTACGACCCCCAACAGCGTGTCGCCCCGCAAGGTTTGGCCGACTATCTGGCCGCCGAGCATGTCAGTGTGTTGTACGAACCCCGGCGCAGTTTGGAGCTGGATGATTGGCTGCTGGCCCAAGGCATACAGCGTCGCATCGTGGCCTTGGTGCCGGGGTTTGCCGGCTTGGCAGGCTTGCTGCGTGCGGGGCCGTGGGTGGCAACTGCCCCCGGTCTGCTCGGTGAGGGGGTACTGCGTGGATTGGCCCAGGCGCCTGTGCCCGTTTCGACGCCCACACTGGCCATGTACATGGTGTGGCACCTGCGCCATCAGCACGATCCGGTTCACACTTGGTTGCGTCAGACCTTGCTGGGCACAATGCCAACCCTTGTGCGTCCCCGACGCGATTCACCACAGAAAGACCTTGTATGA
- a CDS encoding glycoside hydrolase family 9 protein, producing MASRRIAPIGVWARHLGLAGAIATGVSVATAAPAQISPFLKVDQFGYLPDSRKLAIVVDPQAGSNAAAAFAPGTGVGQYEVRRWDDDRVVLRATLQAWRAGATHFQSGDRGWWLDFSSVKTPGAYYLYDSVRRVGSGRFDVGPKVYDEVLRQALRVFYHQRLGVAHPSRYAGARWADAASYQGAQQDRFATSRYAKGDARTARDLRGGWMDAGDTNKYTTFAQSAVLQLLEAYRLSPQVFTDALGIPESGNGLPDVLDELKWELAFLQRMQDATGTHGLLLKVGVDTDEGSASPPSSDTRPRYYLPECTSATLAGSAMLAAGAVVYRGIASQQTYGNALLTRAQAAWQRAKVTTQNFSTYQTQCDDGHIRAGDADVSATGQLASALTAAVYLYEATGKAEYRQFVEQRYTQAPPYSDTWWGPYGHAQHLALLRYAGLPGVSATVAANIRRQKQGMNGVMSIDDDQAGTDLYRAHLPDAQYHWGHNQVRANVGNLNLDFIHFQLNPTQRAQYRAIAEQHLHWLHGANPLGLVMLSNMNAHGAESSVRQIYHTWFTDGSAWDDAQTSPKGPPPGYVTGGPNKGYSGPVAGITDQPPPKAYRDWNAGWPENSWELSEPAIYTQAAYVMLLSRIIASQGSTPVVTDTEPPSAPGAPVVSARTAQGFSLSWAASTDNTGVTAYDLYTGTTLLRSGLTDTRVTLSDQPCARPFTLRLTARDAAGNTSAFGPATTTSTLACQAQEVYTDTLGSGWSDWSWNATRQFNDTTHVHTGTQAIRVDLSNWGGLSLRHDSGWSTTGTTLRFWVYSPQATPLRLYTQSSDGGGDSASVNFSTLAGQWQQVSVSMSQLGNPSWLKRLNIQLASAGSGTIYVDQIELLR from the coding sequence ATGGCCTCACGCCGCATCGCGCCCATCGGTGTGTGGGCTCGGCATTTGGGCCTGGCGGGGGCCATCGCCACGGGGGTCAGCGTGGCCACTGCGGCCCCGGCGCAGATTTCACCATTTCTCAAAGTGGATCAGTTCGGCTACCTGCCGGACAGCCGCAAACTGGCCATCGTGGTCGATCCGCAGGCTGGATCGAACGCAGCGGCGGCCTTCGCGCCCGGCACAGGCGTGGGACAGTACGAAGTGCGCCGCTGGGACGACGACCGTGTGGTGCTTCGCGCCACGCTGCAAGCTTGGCGGGCGGGCGCCACTCACTTCCAATCGGGCGACCGGGGCTGGTGGCTGGATTTTTCCAGTGTGAAAACCCCGGGCGCCTACTACCTGTATGACAGCGTTCGCCGCGTCGGATCGGGGCGCTTCGACGTGGGGCCCAAGGTCTATGACGAGGTGTTGCGCCAAGCGTTGCGGGTGTTTTATCACCAGCGCTTGGGGGTGGCGCATCCCAGCCGCTACGCCGGGGCGCGCTGGGCCGACGCTGCCAGCTACCAGGGGGCTCAACAAGACCGCTTCGCCACCAGCCGCTACGCCAAAGGCGACGCCCGCACCGCCCGCGACTTGCGCGGCGGCTGGATGGACGCTGGCGACACCAACAAGTACACCACTTTCGCCCAATCGGCGGTCTTGCAGTTGCTCGAAGCGTACCGACTCAGCCCACAGGTGTTCACCGATGCACTGGGCATTCCCGAGTCCGGCAACGGTCTGCCCGATGTACTGGACGAACTCAAGTGGGAACTGGCCTTCCTTCAGCGCATGCAAGACGCCACAGGCACCCACGGGTTGTTGCTCAAAGTCGGCGTGGACACCGACGAAGGCAGCGCCAGCCCGCCCAGCAGCGACACCCGCCCCCGCTACTACCTGCCCGAATGCACCTCGGCCACGCTGGCGGGCAGTGCGATGTTGGCGGCAGGGGCGGTCGTGTACCGGGGCATCGCGTCCCAGCAAACGTATGGGAATGCGTTGCTGACCCGCGCTCAAGCGGCCTGGCAACGTGCCAAAGTCACCACGCAAAACTTCAGCACCTACCAAACCCAGTGTGACGATGGGCACATCCGTGCGGGCGACGCCGACGTGTCGGCCACCGGCCAACTGGCCAGCGCGCTGACGGCAGCGGTGTATCTGTATGAAGCCACGGGCAAGGCGGAATACCGGCAATTTGTCGAACAGCGCTACACCCAAGCGCCCCCCTACAGCGACACCTGGTGGGGGCCCTACGGCCACGCGCAACACCTGGCGCTGCTGCGGTATGCGGGTTTGCCGGGCGTGTCGGCGACGGTGGCGGCCAACATCCGACGGCAAAAACAGGGGATGAACGGCGTGATGTCGATCGATGATGACCAAGCAGGCACCGACTTGTACCGCGCCCATCTGCCCGATGCGCAATACCACTGGGGCCACAACCAAGTGCGCGCCAACGTGGGCAACCTCAACCTGGACTTCATCCACTTCCAGCTCAACCCCACCCAGCGCGCCCAATACCGGGCCATTGCCGAGCAGCACCTGCACTGGCTACACGGTGCCAACCCGCTGGGGCTGGTGATGCTGTCGAACATGAACGCCCATGGAGCCGAGTCGTCGGTGCGCCAGATTTACCACACCTGGTTCACCGATGGCAGCGCGTGGGACGACGCGCAAACCTCCCCCAAAGGCCCGCCACCGGGTTACGTCACCGGCGGGCCGAACAAGGGTTACAGCGGCCCTGTGGCTGGCATCACCGACCAGCCGCCCCCAAAAGCGTACCGGGACTGGAATGCCGGTTGGCCGGAAAACTCGTGGGAGTTGAGCGAACCGGCGATTTACACGCAAGCCGCCTACGTGATGCTGTTGAGCCGCATCATCGCCAGCCAGGGCAGCACGCCCGTGGTGACCGACACCGAGCCTCCCAGCGCACCGGGCGCACCGGTGGTCAGTGCGCGCACCGCGCAGGGTTTCAGCTTGAGCTGGGCGGCGAGCACGGACAACACCGGCGTCACGGCCTACGACCTGTACACCGGCACGACGCTGCTGCGATCCGGCCTGACCGACACCCGCGTGACCCTCAGCGACCAACCGTGCGCCCGCCCCTTCACCCTCCGCCTGACCGCACGGGACGCCGCTGGCAACACCTCGGCGTTCGGGCCGGCCACGACCACATCCACCCTGGCCTGCCAAGCCCAAGAGGTGTACACCGACACCTTGGGCAGCGGTTGGAGCGATTGGTCATGGAACGCCACGCGCCAGTTCAATGACACCACCCACGTCCACACGGGCACACAGGCGATCCGGGTGGATTTGAGCAACTGGGGCGGCCTGTCCCTGCGCCACGACAGCGGCTGGAGCACGACCGGCACCACGCTCCGGTTCTGGGTGTACAGCCCACAAGCCACGCCGTTGCGCCTGTACACCCAAAGCAGCGATGGGGGTGGAGACAGCGCTTCCGTCAACTTCAGCACCCTGGCGGGCCAGTGGCAACAGGTGTCGGTGTCCATGAGCCAGCTTGGGAATCCGAGCTGGCTCAAGCGTTTGAACATTCAACTGGCTTCGGCAGGCTCAGGCACGATCTACGTCGATCAAATCGAGCTGCTGCGCTGA
- a CDS encoding formylglycine-generating enzyme family protein codes for MKRFARFGRSSVATRWRPRIPWAALLRWGLSLLLALVIVAPSRPVRTTANGANMPSWVPALLPTKEGELQAQLLQTSADIKTLKDSLSAKEVQLQEARVHVQEAQRNALDAGQRAMRLQAELDAVRLLVDPKQAAAMEQRAAEAKNQPVYDLAELYVSGCTSKEACPTFIVIPRVGTVTLGSDREAISVSFRHRFAMARTEVTVAQWRAFWNAPDRDYQPTGMTIDPCRWDDPAMSGDETAPIRCVSAVDAEAYARWFAKRYANRLGVKVESIGLPSEAEWELSARGGLYTEPYLWKKDLPLPERCLQSQFGKCSGGIRSVAGRRPNGYGLYDMIGNVNEWLASPWRENRAAIPSDARDVFSPTASMRVVRGGSYASMTDDGLSLIARSGSVKQRRDPYIGFRLVVRLVGTVDAGTPAAKPASAGA; via the coding sequence ATGAAACGATTTGCGCGTTTTGGACGCTCCTCCGTGGCGACGCGCTGGCGGCCACGGATCCCATGGGCGGCCCTGTTGCGCTGGGGGCTGTCGTTGCTGCTGGCGCTGGTGATCGTGGCGCCCTCCCGCCCGGTGCGTACAACGGCCAATGGCGCGAACATGCCATCCTGGGTGCCTGCGCTGCTGCCCACCAAGGAAGGCGAGCTGCAAGCCCAATTGCTGCAAACCAGCGCGGACATCAAAACCCTGAAAGACAGCCTCAGCGCCAAGGAAGTCCAACTGCAAGAGGCGCGTGTCCACGTGCAAGAAGCCCAGCGCAACGCCCTGGACGCCGGTCAGCGGGCCATGCGCCTGCAAGCGGAGTTGGACGCGGTTCGGTTGCTTGTCGATCCCAAGCAGGCGGCGGCCATGGAGCAGCGGGCGGCAGAGGCGAAAAATCAGCCGGTTTATGACTTGGCGGAGCTGTACGTGTCCGGCTGCACCAGCAAGGAAGCGTGTCCGACCTTCATCGTCATTCCCCGCGTTGGCACCGTGACGCTCGGGTCGGATCGAGAAGCGATCAGTGTGAGCTTCAGGCACCGTTTTGCCATGGCTCGCACCGAAGTCACTGTGGCGCAGTGGCGCGCCTTCTGGAACGCCCCCGACCGCGACTACCAGCCCACCGGCATGACGATCGATCCGTGTCGCTGGGACGATCCCGCCATGAGTGGCGACGAAACCGCGCCGATTCGCTGCGTCAGTGCCGTCGATGCCGAGGCATATGCCCGGTGGTTTGCCAAACGGTACGCCAATCGCCTGGGCGTGAAGGTCGAGTCGATAGGCTTACCCTCTGAAGCCGAGTGGGAGCTGAGCGCACGCGGGGGCCTCTACACCGAGCCCTACTTGTGGAAAAAAGATTTGCCGTTGCCCGAGCGCTGCTTGCAATCGCAGTTCGGCAAATGTTCGGGGGGCATTCGCTCGGTGGCGGGGCGGCGGCCCAACGGCTATGGCTTGTACGACATGATCGGCAACGTCAACGAATGGCTGGCCTCGCCTTGGCGTGAAAACCGCGCTGCGATTCCGTCCGATGCGCGGGATGTGTTCAGCCCGACGGCCAGCATGCGGGTGGTGCGTGGGGGCAGCTACGCCTCCATGACCGATGACGGGTTGAGCTTGATTGCCCGTTCTGGCAGCGTCAAGCAACGCCGTGACCCCTACATCGGTTTCCGGCTGGTGGTGCGTTTGGTGGGGACCGTGGATGCCGGGACACCCGCAGCCAAACCAGCCAGTGCGGGGGCTTGA
- a CDS encoding class III extradiol dioxygenase family protein, with amino-acid sequence MAHIVGGITTSHVPAIGRAIARELQQDPYWKPFFDGFAPVHTWLEQARPDVVVVFYNDHGLNFFLDKMPTFAVGAAPSYVNADEGWGIPQVPAFPGEQHLSWHLINQLIDAEFDLTTCQEMLVDHAFTLPMALLWPDQNWPVKVVPVCFNTVQFPLPSAKRCWALGEAIGQAVRTWQTDDGREPRVLFLGTGGLSHQLDGERAGFINKAFDLQFMNSLIEDPKWATQFSVHQLVEKTGTQGVELLMWLATRAALGEQVRRIHQNYHIPISNTASGLMVMEPVQG; translated from the coding sequence ATGGCACACATCGTCGGTGGCATCACCACATCCCACGTTCCTGCGATCGGTCGCGCCATCGCCCGAGAACTGCAACAGGATCCCTATTGGAAGCCCTTTTTTGATGGCTTCGCCCCCGTTCACACCTGGCTGGAACAAGCCCGCCCCGATGTGGTGGTGGTGTTCTACAACGATCACGGCCTGAATTTTTTCCTCGACAAGATGCCCACGTTTGCCGTGGGCGCTGCGCCCAGTTATGTCAACGCCGACGAAGGCTGGGGCATTCCGCAGGTGCCGGCGTTTCCAGGGGAGCAACACCTGTCATGGCACCTCATCAACCAGCTCATCGACGCTGAGTTTGACCTCACCACCTGCCAAGAAATGCTGGTGGATCATGCTTTCACCCTGCCGATGGCACTGCTTTGGCCGGATCAGAATTGGCCGGTCAAGGTCGTGCCGGTGTGTTTCAACACCGTGCAGTTTCCGCTCCCGTCGGCCAAGCGCTGCTGGGCATTGGGGGAGGCCATCGGCCAAGCTGTCCGCACATGGCAGACCGACGACGGTCGTGAACCCCGCGTGCTGTTCCTTGGCACCGGTGGACTGAGCCATCAACTGGACGGCGAACGGGCCGGTTTCATCAACAAGGCGTTCGATCTCCAGTTCATGAACAGCCTGATCGAAGACCCGAAGTGGGCCACCCAATTCAGCGTTCACCAACTGGTGGAAAAAACGGGCACCCAAGGGGTGGAGCTGCTGATGTGGCTGGCCACCCGCGCTGCGCTGGGTGAGCAAGTCCGGCGAATTCACCAGAATTACCACATCCCGATTTCCAACACCGCTTCGGGCCTGATGGTGATGGAACCGGTGCAAGGCTGA
- a CDS encoding type I secretion system permease/ATPase translates to MTDLAVFLRQRLRWPALFSLAINLALLAPSIYMLQVYDRVLVTRSIETLVMLTILTGVTLAAFGALDQVRSRLLSLVGMSLEQRFGPTLLSHLIVTNARQTTTAADDGLKDLSTLRNFLSGTPVVALFDAPWAVVYVLLIAAFDWRLGLLAIVSVLVLLWLTWSNNQRTRSGLDGTLKEMRAAGRWADRCLANAEVVTALGMSDTLSRRWAEQTASVHDRNLTMGSRTGVLSASTRTLRQMVQVLMMALGAWLVIHEGASSGVMLATTIILGRALAPIEQIIGSWSAFTEARLAFGRLDELLAKPPEGVVATTLPRPQGHLKVEGLTHVTPDSQRILLRQVSFDAAPGEIVALVGGSGAGKTTLARLLVGVLRPSAGVVRLDGADIRQYDPRVLGPALGYLPQDVELFSGTVAENIARFTQTPENDCAEAVIAAAKAAGVHELILRFPQGYDTQVGEGGRRLSGGQRQRVALARALYQAPAVVVLDEPDASLDSEGEDALMHALQGLKQRGTTVVAVTQRRRLLGVADKVIVMRDGQVERTATQAQLQAQAQQAQQSQVAAAQRSAAVVAHPHQSRGQTA, encoded by the coding sequence ATGACCGACCTTGCCGTTTTTCTACGCCAGCGCTTGCGTTGGCCCGCTTTGTTCAGCTTGGCCATCAATTTGGCCCTGTTGGCCCCTTCCATCTACATGCTCCAGGTGTACGACCGGGTGTTGGTGACGCGCAGCATCGAGACCTTGGTCATGCTGACGATCCTCACCGGGGTGACGCTGGCAGCTTTCGGTGCGCTGGATCAGGTGCGCAGCCGGTTGCTGTCGCTGGTGGGGATGTCGCTGGAGCAGCGTTTCGGGCCGACGTTGCTGTCTCACCTGATCGTCACCAACGCCCGCCAGACGACCACCGCCGCCGATGACGGTCTCAAAGACCTGAGCACGCTGCGCAACTTTTTGTCCGGCACGCCGGTGGTGGCCTTGTTCGACGCGCCTTGGGCCGTTGTTTACGTGCTGCTCATCGCGGCATTTGATTGGCGCTTGGGGTTGCTGGCCATCGTGTCCGTGCTGGTGCTGCTGTGGCTGACGTGGAGCAACAACCAGCGCACCCGGTCTGGCCTGGACGGCACCCTCAAAGAGATGCGTGCCGCAGGGCGCTGGGCGGATCGCTGCCTGGCCAACGCCGAAGTGGTGACGGCGCTGGGCATGAGTGACACCCTGTCGCGGCGCTGGGCCGAGCAAACGGCGTCGGTTCACGATCGGAACCTGACGATGGGGTCGCGCACTGGCGTGTTGTCGGCCAGCACGCGCACCCTGCGGCAAATGGTGCAGGTGCTGATGATGGCCCTCGGAGCTTGGCTGGTGATCCACGAGGGCGCTTCTTCCGGGGTGATGCTGGCCACCACCATCATCTTGGGGCGTGCGCTGGCGCCGATTGAGCAAATCATCGGCAGTTGGAGCGCCTTCACGGAAGCCCGACTGGCGTTTGGCCGGTTGGATGAGCTGCTGGCCAAGCCCCCCGAAGGCGTGGTGGCCACGACGCTGCCGCGCCCGCAGGGGCACCTCAAGGTCGAAGGGTTGACCCATGTCACGCCCGACAGCCAACGCATTTTGCTGCGCCAAGTCAGTTTCGACGCGGCACCGGGCGAGATCGTGGCCTTGGTGGGGGGCAGCGGCGCCGGCAAGACGACGCTGGCCCGTTTGCTGGTCGGGGTGCTGCGCCCCTCGGCTGGCGTGGTGCGGCTCGATGGGGCGGACATCCGACAATACGATCCCCGCGTGCTGGGCCCCGCCCTCGGGTATTTGCCGCAGGATGTGGAGCTGTTTTCCGGCACCGTGGCCGAAAACATCGCCCGGTTCACGCAAACGCCGGAGAACGACTGTGCCGAAGCCGTCATCGCTGCCGCCAAAGCGGCGGGGGTGCATGAGCTGATCTTGCGTTTCCCGCAGGGCTACGACACCCAAGTGGGTGAAGGTGGCCGGCGCTTGTCGGGCGGGCAGCGGCAGCGTGTGGCCTTGGCGCGGGCGCTGTACCAGGCTCCGGCGGTGGTCGTGCTCGACGAGCCCGACGCGAGCCTCGACTCCGAAGGCGAAGACGCCCTGATGCATGCCTTGCAAGGCCTCAAGCAGCGTGGTACCACCGTGGTGGCCGTGACCCAACGCCGTCGCCTGTTGGGCGTGGCGGACAAAGTCATCGTCATGCGGGACGGGCAAGTTGAACGCACCGCCACCCAGGCCCAATTGCAGGCCCAAGCCCAGCAGGCGCAGCAGTCCCAGGTCGCGGCCGCGCAGCGGTCGGCGGCTGTGGTGGCACATCCCCATCAATCACGAGGGCAAACCGCATGA
- a CDS encoding HlyD family type I secretion periplasmic adaptor subunit: MSLTSASPVSLPTLASQGSVDAVVVRVPLAERARIMQLRGLWVIGLWVGLFVLWALFAPISGGVVAQGLVKVEANRRTVTHRDGGTVARIPVKEGQLVQKGDVLLELEDVRVEASVDMLRAQFLADRLRQSRLEAELAGQKTWQPAPALLEEFKGEAQLSEQIRKERASFQARQANLAAQLQGDEAQMSSTEAEIQARLRERDNAGNAIGAMREELELNRQLAKEQFVNRTRVLALERALSDYESRRLSNEAELAQAQQRLGSLRAHAQMLRDNLRQSASDELREVAGRLSDTGQRLRSSQDDHARQKVTAPESGRLLNLRVNTPGSALGAREPIVDIVPVDAPLVIEARIPLETGADVVAGVQAEVRINTGYSRSEKLLPAEVIRVSADAVEDQRSGAQFLTAVLHVAPEALKSSGMPMQPGLPVEAYLKISERTPFGFLMEPLTGYFRRSFREH, from the coding sequence ATGAGCTTGACGAGTGCTTCCCCAGTCTCTTTGCCCACCCTGGCGTCGCAAGGTTCCGTGGACGCTGTGGTGGTGCGCGTACCCTTGGCCGAGCGTGCGCGGATCATGCAGTTGCGTGGGCTGTGGGTCATCGGCCTGTGGGTGGGTTTGTTTGTGCTGTGGGCGTTGTTCGCACCCATTTCCGGGGGGGTGGTGGCACAGGGGTTGGTCAAAGTCGAGGCCAACCGTCGCACCGTCACCCACCGTGATGGGGGCACCGTGGCCCGCATCCCTGTGAAAGAAGGCCAGTTGGTGCAAAAGGGGGACGTGCTGCTGGAGCTGGAAGACGTGCGCGTCGAAGCCTCGGTGGACATGCTGCGGGCCCAGTTTCTGGCCGACCGGCTGCGCCAATCGCGTTTGGAGGCCGAGCTGGCGGGCCAAAAAACATGGCAACCTGCGCCCGCGCTGTTGGAGGAATTCAAGGGCGAAGCGCAGTTGTCCGAGCAAATTCGCAAGGAGCGCGCCAGTTTCCAGGCCCGCCAGGCGAATCTGGCCGCCCAGTTGCAGGGGGATGAGGCGCAAATGAGCAGCACCGAGGCCGAAATCCAAGCCCGTTTGCGTGAGCGTGACAACGCCGGCAACGCCATCGGGGCCATGCGTGAGGAGTTGGAGCTGAACCGCCAACTGGCCAAAGAGCAGTTCGTCAACCGCACGCGGGTGCTGGCGCTGGAGCGGGCGCTGAGTGACTACGAGTCCCGCCGGCTGAGCAACGAGGCCGAATTGGCACAAGCTCAACAGCGTTTGGGCAGCTTGCGGGCTCACGCGCAGATGCTGCGTGACAACCTGCGCCAAAGCGCCTCGGATGAATTGCGTGAGGTGGCGGGGCGCCTGTCCGACACGGGGCAGCGGTTGCGTTCCAGCCAAGACGACCATGCGCGGCAGAAAGTGACGGCGCCGGAGTCGGGGCGCTTGCTGAACTTGCGGGTGAACACACCGGGCTCGGCCTTGGGCGCCCGCGAGCCGATTGTGGACATCGTGCCCGTGGATGCACCACTGGTCATTGAAGCGCGCATTCCGTTGGAGACGGGGGCGGACGTGGTCGCGGGGGTTCAGGCCGAAGTGCGCATCAACACCGGTTACAGCCGCAGTGAAAAACTGTTGCCAGCCGAGGTGATTCGGGTGTCGGCTGACGCGGTGGAAGACCAGCGCAGCGGCGCACAGTTCCTGACGGCGGTGCTGCATGTGGCGCCTGAGGCGCTCAAGAGCAGCGGCATGCCGATGCAGCCCGGTTTGCCGGTGGAGGCGTACCTGAAAATTTCTGAGCGTACGCCCTTCGGGTTCCTGATGGAGCCGCTGACGGGTTATTTCCGCCGCTCGTTCCGAGAGCATTAA
- a CDS encoding protocatechuate 4,5-dioxygenase subunit alpha, whose translation MPTETPIPGTTLFDGTQAMKGYALNKMCYSFNSAANRVAFQQDEDAYCTRYQLNDAQRNAIRNRDVLGLIAAGGNVYYLAKFAGILGLDVQDLGALQTGMSKDAFKAMLVAAGQ comes from the coding sequence ATGCCCACCGAAACCCCGATTCCTGGCACCACGCTGTTCGATGGCACCCAAGCCATGAAAGGGTACGCGCTGAACAAGATGTGCTACTCGTTCAATTCCGCCGCCAACCGGGTGGCGTTTCAACAAGACGAAGACGCTTACTGCACCCGCTATCAGTTGAACGACGCACAGCGCAACGCCATCCGAAACCGTGATGTGCTCGGCCTGATCGCCGCAGGGGGCAATGTGTATTACTTGGCCAAGTTCGCCGGCATCTTGGGGTTGGACGTCCAAGACCTGGGTGCCCTGCAAACGGGCATGAGCAAAGACGCATTCAAAGCCATGCTCGTGGCGGCTGGCCAGTGA